One Novosphingobium sp. G106 DNA segment encodes these proteins:
- a CDS encoding VOC family protein, with product MIRGIHHIGMNCRDIERMKKFYGEAFGFRPVDEEGFAWADEPMMDHIVDVKGSASKGIMLRAGTCYLEMFEYSAPQSDIERPLRPYDRGYTHFCVDVTDMENDIEFLKKCGMTFNDRDFVDVGHVKTLYGYDPEGNVIEVQQTAPGNNFALSELERPTF from the coding sequence ATGATCAGAGGCATCCATCACATCGGCATGAACTGCCGCGACATCGAGCGGATGAAAAAGTTCTACGGCGAGGCCTTCGGCTTCAGGCCGGTCGACGAGGAAGGCTTCGCCTGGGCCGACGAGCCGATGATGGACCACATCGTCGACGTGAAGGGCTCGGCCTCCAAGGGCATCATGCTGCGCGCAGGCACCTGCTACCTCGAGATGTTCGAATACAGTGCCCCGCAGTCTGATATCGAGCGGCCGCTGCGCCCCTACGACCGCGGCTACACGCATTTCTGCGTCGATGTGACCGACATGGAAAACGACATCGAGTTCCTCAAGAAGTGCGGCATGACTTTCAACGACCGTGATTTCGTCGACGTCGGCCATGTGAAGACGCTCTACGGCTACGATCCCGAAGGTAACGTCATCGAGGTCCAGCAGACCGCGCCGGGCAACAATTTCGCGCTGAGCGAGCTGGAGCGGCCGACGTTCTGA
- a CDS encoding SDR family NAD(P)-dependent oxidoreductase: MSDTKVAIITGAGSGIGLQTAKLLHAAGNAIVGVGRDTGKLANLEKELGGERVVTISVDVTAKDAPKKIVDLALSSFGRIDFLINNAGVGSPKPLDETDDEMLDYFLDIMLAAPFRLCREVIPHLGEGASVVNITSTFAHIGGRRGGAYSAAKGGLKSLTEHMACEYGPRGIRSNCVAPGVTRTEMVAHRFEDEAFKRINVETTPYPRLADPEDTAAVIAFLCAPGSEMINGQSIVVDGGWTKTKYLSPRVTNTKWVDPD, from the coding sequence ATGAGCGATACCAAGGTTGCGATCATCACCGGCGCGGGCAGCGGCATCGGCCTGCAGACGGCGAAGCTGCTCCACGCCGCGGGCAACGCCATCGTCGGGGTGGGCCGCGACACGGGCAAGCTGGCCAACCTCGAGAAGGAACTGGGCGGCGAGCGAGTCGTGACGATCTCGGTCGACGTGACCGCGAAGGACGCGCCGAAGAAGATCGTCGACCTTGCGCTCAGCAGCTTTGGCCGGATCGACTTCCTGATCAACAACGCCGGCGTCGGCAGCCCCAAGCCGCTCGACGAGACCGACGACGAGATGCTCGACTACTTCCTCGACATCATGCTGGCCGCGCCGTTCCGGCTCTGCCGCGAGGTCATCCCGCACCTTGGCGAGGGCGCCAGCGTGGTCAACATCACCTCGACCTTCGCGCATATCGGCGGCCGGCGCGGCGGCGCCTATTCGGCGGCCAAGGGCGGCCTCAAGTCGCTGACCGAGCACATGGCCTGCGAATACGGCCCGCGCGGCATCCGCTCGAACTGTGTCGCGCCGGGCGTCACCCGCACCGAAATGGTCGCGCACCGTTTCGAGGACGAGGCGTTCAAGCGCATCAACGTCGAGACCACGCCCTATCCGCGCCTCGCCGATCCCGAGGACACCGCCGCAGTCATCGCCTTCCTCTGCGCGCCGGGCAGCGAGATGATCAACGGCCAGTCGATCGTCGTCGATGGCGGCTGGACCAAGACCAAGTACCTCTCGCCCCGCGTGACCAACACCAAGTGGGTCGATCCGGACTAA
- a CDS encoding VOC family protein: MIGYALVGSKNLDQAKAFYDELLKPLGAAPLFEHPSGGRVYGKTAPAFGVVGPHNGAAATVGNGTMISFLADTQEQVHQVFAKAIELGGGDEGGPGWRGDPGGFYGAYFRDLDGNKLCVYRIGPED; the protein is encoded by the coding sequence ATGATTGGTTATGCACTCGTCGGTAGCAAAAATCTCGACCAGGCCAAGGCCTTTTATGATGAGTTGCTTAAGCCGCTCGGCGCTGCGCCGTTGTTCGAGCATCCGAGCGGCGGGCGAGTCTATGGCAAGACCGCTCCGGCCTTCGGCGTGGTCGGCCCTCACAATGGCGCTGCCGCGACCGTCGGCAACGGCACGATGATCTCCTTCCTCGCCGATACCCAAGAACAGGTCCACCAGGTCTTCGCCAAGGCGATCGAACTCGGCGGCGGCGACGAGGGCGGGCCGGGCTGGCGCGGCGATCCGGGCGGTTTCTACGGCGCCTACTTCCGCGATCTCGACGGCAACAAACTATGCGTCTACCGGATCGGGCCGGAAGACTGA
- a CDS encoding PQQ-dependent dehydrogenase, methanol/ethanol family: protein MFAKVRRLPLLTAIAVTTLALGGCNGFGFGGATTPEAQLQDDSNGADWPGYGRTYGQQHYSPLHEVDQTTVHSLGLAWSMDLPLGNSATQPIAVRGVLYFATGLSVVHAVDAVSGKELWVYDPEVGKVAGLNLRTGWGVRGVAWWQGKVYVGTQDGRLIAIDAKTGKLAWSQQTYDPNMAAYISGAPRVLGGRVLIGYGGSNGVSRGYITAYDAVSGKQLWRFYTVPGDPSKGFENKAMEMAARTWSGEWWKYGGGGDVWNSIAYDPASDTVYFGVGSPYPWNHKLRSQGKGDNLFIDSIVAVDGKTGTYKWHYQTVPGDTWDFDATMDIELADLKIDGKHRKVLMQAPKNGFLYVIDRETGKLISAEPYVPVTWASKIDLATGRPVEMPGARYDQGKGVSLSPSPLAAHNWLPMAFSPKSGLVYIPAADFKVTFSEPSPSWKPATDRNTDAGANMIGGPLIGEKPPTGALIAWNPVTQKQAWRVDHPTYLNGGVLATAGDVVFQGTIDGTFKAYSARDGEQLWSFDTRAPMIAPPITYEAGGKQYVTVLTGLGMAYPKNLGALGGPGIERWGLDPRTQARRVLTFVIGGKGTLPPRPVAPPPPEDKTFKVEQARFLPGATAFNVHCGDCHGSMAVGSTQAPDLRRSPIPQDRASFVQIVRGGIEPAGMPKFPELDDGKLDDIRYYIRAQAAQLRGQAAAAPNRSAPSLIIK from the coding sequence ATGTTCGCAAAGGTCCGGCGCCTGCCGTTGCTGACGGCAATAGCGGTGACGACGCTGGCGCTGGGGGGCTGCAATGGCTTCGGTTTCGGCGGGGCGACCACGCCCGAGGCGCAGCTCCAGGATGACAGCAACGGCGCCGACTGGCCCGGCTATGGCCGTACCTATGGCCAGCAGCACTACAGCCCGCTGCACGAAGTCGATCAGACCACAGTCCATTCGCTCGGGCTTGCCTGGTCGATGGACCTGCCGCTGGGCAACAGCGCGACCCAGCCGATCGCGGTGCGCGGCGTGCTCTATTTTGCCACCGGGCTTAGCGTGGTCCACGCCGTCGATGCGGTCAGTGGCAAGGAATTGTGGGTCTACGATCCCGAGGTCGGCAAGGTGGCGGGGCTGAACCTCCGCACAGGCTGGGGCGTGCGCGGCGTCGCCTGGTGGCAGGGCAAGGTCTATGTCGGCACCCAGGACGGCCGGCTGATCGCGATCGACGCGAAAACGGGCAAGCTCGCCTGGAGCCAGCAGACCTACGATCCGAACATGGCCGCCTATATCAGCGGCGCGCCGCGCGTGCTCGGCGGGCGGGTACTGATCGGCTACGGCGGATCGAACGGCGTGAGCCGCGGCTACATCACCGCTTACGACGCCGTCAGTGGCAAACAATTGTGGCGATTCTATACGGTTCCAGGCGATCCTTCGAAAGGTTTCGAGAACAAGGCCATGGAGATGGCCGCCAGGACATGGTCGGGCGAGTGGTGGAAATACGGCGGCGGCGGCGACGTGTGGAACTCGATCGCCTATGACCCCGCCAGCGACACGGTCTACTTCGGCGTCGGCAGCCCCTACCCCTGGAACCACAAGCTGCGCAGCCAGGGCAAGGGCGACAACCTGTTCATCGATTCGATTGTTGCGGTGGACGGCAAGACTGGCACTTATAAGTGGCATTATCAGACGGTTCCGGGCGATACTTGGGATTTCGATGCAACCATGGATATCGAGCTCGCCGACCTGAAGATCGACGGGAAGCACCGCAAAGTGCTGATGCAGGCGCCGAAAAACGGATTCCTCTACGTGATCGATCGCGAGACCGGAAAGCTGATCTCGGCCGAGCCCTATGTCCCGGTCACCTGGGCCTCGAAGATCGACCTCGCCACCGGCCGCCCGGTCGAGATGCCCGGCGCGCGCTACGATCAGGGCAAGGGCGTCAGCCTGTCGCCGAGCCCGCTCGCCGCGCACAACTGGCTGCCGATGGCCTTCAGTCCGAAATCGGGGCTGGTCTATATTCCCGCGGCCGATTTCAAGGTGACCTTCAGCGAGCCGTCGCCGAGCTGGAAACCCGCGACCGACCGCAACACCGATGCCGGCGCCAACATGATCGGCGGCCCGCTGATCGGCGAGAAGCCGCCAACCGGCGCGCTGATCGCCTGGAACCCGGTGACGCAGAAGCAGGCCTGGCGCGTAGACCACCCGACCTATCTCAACGGCGGCGTGCTCGCGACCGCGGGCGACGTGGTGTTCCAGGGCACGATCGACGGCACCTTCAAGGCCTATTCGGCGCGCGACGGCGAGCAGCTCTGGTCGTTCGACACGCGCGCGCCGATGATCGCGCCGCCGATCACCTACGAAGCCGGCGGCAAGCAGTACGTCACGGTGCTGACCGGGCTCGGCATGGCCTATCCGAAAAACCTCGGCGCGCTCGGCGGACCCGGCATCGAGCGCTGGGGCCTCGATCCGCGCACCCAGGCGCGGCGGGTGCTGACATTCGTTATCGGCGGCAAGGGCACGCTGCCGCCGCGGCCGGTGGCGCCGCCACCGCCCGAGGACAAGACCTTCAAGGTCGAGCAGGCGCGCTTCCTGCCCGGCGCCACGGCTTTCAACGTCCACTGCGGTGATTGCCACGGCTCGATGGCGGTCGGCTCGACCCAGGCGCCCGACCTGCGCCGCTCGCCGATCCCGCAGGACCGCGCCAGCTTTGTCCAGATCGTTCGCGGCGGCATCGAGCCGGCAGGGATGCCGAAGTTCCCCGAACTCGACGACGGCAAGCTCGACGATATACGCTATTACATCCGCGCTCAGGCCGCGCAGCTGCGCGGGCAGGCGGCAGCGGCGCCGAACAGGTCGGCACCGTCGCTGATCATCAAGTAG